ACTTTGCGAGGACGATCTTGCATTTCGTGAGGAAACCTTTATGTACCCTCTAGAGACTAGAGGTTTTGGGCGCTCATGTATTCCATCGGCGAATTGTCCAGACGCACGGGCGTCAAGGTTCCGACCATCCGCTATTATGAGCAGATGGGACTGATGCCGGAAGGAGAACGCACACAAGGCAATCAGCGCCGCTACAGGCGCGATGAACTGGAGCGGCTTGCCTTCATTCGCCATGCGCGCGATCTCGGCTTCGAGATTGCCATGATCCGTGAGTTGATTGCGCTGAGCGAGCATCCCAAGGCGCCGTGCGAAGGGGCAGACCGGATTGCCGCGGCACATCTTGACGATGTGCGCGACAAGATTGCCCGGCTGAAAAAGCTGGAGAGTGAGCTGGAGCGCATCGTCTCGCATTGCAGCGGCGGGCATACTGTGGAGGAATGCTATGTCATTCGCTCGCTGTCGGATCACGGTCTTTGCGATCACGAGCATTGAGAGACTGAAAGCCGCTTGACTTTGAACCGATTGTATCGCACTGATCTTCGCATGATGATCGTACACGCACAAATCGCTGCCATGTATTTTTGGGCCTACCGGTAACGGGCGGCTCGACAGATCACAATGTCAACAAGCCGCCGTCAGGCGGCTTTGTTGTAAGATAACGGCACCTGACGGCACCACACCCTAGAAGAGGATGCCGCAATGACCGAAGATACTGAAATTTCCCTCGTCCGCCCCGCCGTCGTGAATATCCGCGTTGCCAAGCCGCGCGATCTGCCCGAGCTCAACCATATGATTGCGCTTCTCGCAGCCCATCACGGCGATGCGGCGGCCATGACGCCCGACAAGCTGCAGCGCGATCTCTTCGGCCCTATGCCCTGGATCCAGGCGCTTGTGGCAGATGCGGGCGAAGAACTGATCGGCTACGCCATTCTGGTGCCCCTTTACCGGGCGCAGGAAGGCAAGCGCGGCATGGACCTGCACCACCTCTTCGTGCGCGATGGTCATCGCGGCCACGGCATTGGCCAGCACCTTGTGAGCCGCGCGCGCGATTGCGCCATTGCGCAGGGCTGCGATTATCTTTCCGTTTCGGCGGCGACCGGCAATTTCGCCGCCCATCGCTTCTACGAGCAGATGGACTTCGTGCCGCGCCCGGTGACAGGCATGCGCTATATGCAGGCTCTCGCCTAAGAAAATCAGGATTTCCGGATGACCCGTATCGCCCTTGCCTTGACGGAAGATTATGCCGATTGGGAGCCAGCGCTGCTGATGGCAGCCGCGCGCGGCTATCTGGGCGTCGAGATCGTCACCGCTTCACCCGATGGCCGCCCGGTGACCTCCATGGGCGGGCTGCGGGTACTGGTGGATACGAACTATGCCAGCCTCGATCCGGCACTCTTCGATGCGCTGGTCATACCCGGCGGTCTCATCTGGGAAAAAGGTGAAGCGCCTGCGTTCAACGAACTGATCCACCAGTTCCGCGCGCAGGGGAAAGTGGTGGCAGGCATTTGCGCGGCGGCGAGCGTTCTGGCGCGAAGCGGCATTCTTGACAGCGTTCGCCACACCGGCAATAGCCTCACCTCCCATCAGGCCCATGGCGGGTATCACGGTGAAGCCCATTATCAGAACCAACCGCAGGCGGTGAGCGATCAGGGCGTCATCACCGCCCCCGGCACCTCCCCCTTCACCTTTGCGCGCGAAGTCCTCAAGGCGCTCGGGCTTTGGACCGAAGAGGCCGAGGCAGAACTGAACGGTTTTGCGGCTGAATTCTCCTGATTTTGCCCCGCCGACGGCGTCCCGGCTGAACGGATCAGGTGAAAATGAGCAGTGTCAGGTGCTCTGCACGTCTGCTCAAAGCTTCCGATACCGTGTTGTCG
The window above is part of the Rhizobium rhizoryzae genome. Proteins encoded here:
- a CDS encoding MerR family transcriptional regulator; amino-acid sequence: MYSIGELSRRTGVKVPTIRYYEQMGLMPEGERTQGNQRRYRRDELERLAFIRHARDLGFEIAMIRELIALSEHPKAPCEGADRIAAAHLDDVRDKIARLKKLESELERIVSHCSGGHTVEECYVIRSLSDHGLCDHEH
- a CDS encoding GNAT family N-acetyltransferase — encoded protein: MTEDTEISLVRPAVVNIRVAKPRDLPELNHMIALLAAHHGDAAAMTPDKLQRDLFGPMPWIQALVADAGEELIGYAILVPLYRAQEGKRGMDLHHLFVRDGHRGHGIGQHLVSRARDCAIAQGCDYLSVSAATGNFAAHRFYEQMDFVPRPVTGMRYMQALA
- a CDS encoding type 1 glutamine amidotransferase family protein, whose protein sequence is MTRIALALTEDYADWEPALLMAAARGYLGVEIVTASPDGRPVTSMGGLRVLVDTNYASLDPALFDALVIPGGLIWEKGEAPAFNELIHQFRAQGKVVAGICAAASVLARSGILDSVRHTGNSLTSHQAHGGYHGEAHYQNQPQAVSDQGVITAPGTSPFTFAREVLKALGLWTEEAEAELNGFAAEFS